One stretch of Narcine bancroftii isolate sNarBan1 chromosome 8, sNarBan1.hap1, whole genome shotgun sequence DNA includes these proteins:
- the LOC138740585 gene encoding uncharacterized protein: MRDKEMQYRNVLAIFEEFGLPDNPPIMAPIEIACRPPPYAYVESQGTPDTPDGTQESRPLYPDIETLGHDRNIGNRDTSDKVQAPLLKIEGEVIDVETPAGSKKIEKDLETQKRNMKKVQDNVKNLNKDVNVLGQISKEQKELMVGVLKEMEKITTTLSAELQAGGTVIGIKDEKCSTDEETRYDPPWEESSIKELKREKSRHARLDIVRTKEKDVKPLDSNRKNYLRDERERYTFDSETSEPDGDSDNSDEEVSEQGGINRCIPRVKKEQKSPKLRHQCPLLITGQGNQKYVPWSRMDLESLMKKLPPLSNGAGPWISCFERETCQEQLALADVRTIMIKIKAEGALKQIERILRSSKLGDEIEFDPLRNRFWEALRETFPTPYSLDALVTLQLKEGETAHEYLSRAWDLWETGTGERPDHSPLGNAHFCNGTINGLPGPVQAKLKDIVGLEKMSEDLWKRHLTHALKRHRQSEQAKSESASQKGVDKTTDKLMRAIEQIGIKLAAQQIVPQAMGPVINPGPQVRNGWERPLSTMYRGEHTLCWHCQNPGHYQQDCLEAIEEEEEI; encoded by the coding sequence atgagagacaaggagatgcagtaccgcaatgtcctagctatattcgaagaatttggtctccctgataacccacctattatggcccctatagaaatagcttgtagacccccgccctatgcatatgtggagtcacaaggtacccctgacaccccagacgggacccaggagtcacgtcccttatatccagatattgaaacactaggacatgacaggaacatcgggaatagggacacgtcagacaaggtacaggccccattactaaaaatagaaggggaagtaatagatgtcgagacccccgcgggatccaagaaaatagaaaaagacttagagacgcagaaaaggaacatgaaaaaggttcaggataacgttaaaaacttaaacaaagatgtgaatgtgctggggcagatcagtaaggaacaaaaagaattaatggtaggtgtattgaaggaaatggaaaagataactacaacactgtcagctgAACTCCAAGCTGGAGGAACAGTAATAGGAATAAAGGACGAAAaatgtagtacagatgaggaaacgagatacgacccaccatgggaggaaagtagcatAAAAGAACTCAAGAGggagaagagtagacatgcccgcctggacatagttaggacgaaaGAGAAAGACGTGAAACCACTAGACTCTAACCGAAAAAATTATCTTAGAGACGAACGTGAACGATATACCTTTGACTCTGAGACATCAGAacctgacggggacagtgacaatagtgacgaagaggtgtctgaacaggggggaataaatagatgtattccaagagtaaaaaaggaacagaaatccccaaaattgagacatcaatgcccattgctgatcacggggcagggaaatcaaaaatatgtaccctggtcacgaatggacttagagagtctaatgaaaaaacttcctccattgagtaatggggctggtccatggatctcttgttttgagcgagaaacctgtcaagaacaattagcactcgcagatgtcagaactatcatgataaaaataaaggcagaaggggccctgaagcaaatagagagaatccttagaagtagtaaattgggggatgaaatagaatttgacccacttcgaaatagattttgggaagcacttagagaaacattccctacaccctatagtttggacgccttggtaaccctccaactaaaagaaggggaGACTGCGCACGAGTACCtctctcgagcatgggacttatgggagacagggactggagaaagacccgaccacagccccctgGGAAATGCTCATTTTTGTAATGGgacaataaacggactacctggtccggttcaagcaaaattaaaggacattgtgggattagagaagatgtcagaggacttgtggaaaagacacctgacacatgcactcaaacgacatcgtcaatcagagcaggctaagtcagaaagtgcatcccagaagggagtggacaagacaaccgataaattgatgagagccatagaacaaatagggattaaattagcggcccaacagatagtcccacaggccatggggccagtgataaatccgggaccccaagtaaggaatggttgggaaagaccactaagtaccatgtatagaggagaacataccctatgctggcactgccaaaatcctggacactaccagcaggACTGTCTAGAGGctatagaggaagaggaggaaatttaa